In a single window of the Anabas testudineus chromosome 19, fAnaTes1.2, whole genome shotgun sequence genome:
- the plekhm1 gene encoding pleckstrin homology domain-containing family M member 1, whose product MLATQMPDTPHEAMDVKQIKEKFAQSLKALQKRYVTSDEVVTSEDGDANLLCCALEAVFIHGIKSKYIRSEAGGRTRKGDRGPLPQPFFWSLLKSVTHRDVITELEKISFVGTDVGRCRAWLRLALNHGLLECYLASLFREDSKLRAHYQPSALLLNTEEREVLLSYLQGLASLTFNLSYKSAVLNEWTTTPLALAGLCPFSQAETFDIHLNGGDHPKSVCKDLWDTVSQSSGSSDAQDVQRGCPVMLAERVSGCLHGSRTALNSSNLSLDTTGSSQLSSSLSSDSLLQGQDPRSPAGEQWSSCDLDVPINVTISTKRPQKDLLTEFQESANCSQDSMREDSFVSSMGPDQFSETAIFSGSDSETQDPAIPSRELEDQLPISPLSDSDPPLTSLELLSSDENQIMEVREAVPNELHSDTDMLSTASNAVEPEGSVEEVHTTGVQEGSEPVQEKKDTETSEKSNLEPSVPQAPHRSNSVLSRADSLPHSHSWISDDDIYKPYLEEVSDHDELSPSAPFPEDTGPQSPPSVVHRRQIGLSNPFRGLLKLGHLERRGAMGIWRDYYCELSPFEFRLYQNAEERICCDNCSLVRCEEACITSPEGRFELAFPGKRLYLRAANCDEAEDWVDRIIEAVNKCRPASRVDEVWEVLRPSSDNGVDERTFPSPSSAPCSPERSSASINTGVCVGQEAPLQQEFDWTRTAELEIDALKEAVLYYSTDSEARTWAPLVFSLSLEALKGFQVQEGRKLLRLTHSIEEIRDVVPDVSLGGPDFFKLLTVRETIRLRAENPEEARSWRNLIRGALDSYLESGDDGVVHEEPALVRLGVTGNLHRLVQYSLKEDGALLVHLCTVPSEKGLDTQNFKCAGCPQPIGPSLGRARLCEFSGQYYCDSCHNGDTTIIPSRMVHNWDLTQREVSKKALQLLARVEHEPLLNLEQLNPELVKHAESMSQSDSLRQRLRLLGDYLLTCRSGAYKKLQARMQHRTYLLESSHLYSVRDLRQIANGDYTIYLITLLNYACNHVFHCDLCMQRGFICQICHANDTIFPFQFDTTARCTDCKAVFHRACKASGTPCPRCQRMRKYQERDLQD is encoded by the exons ATGCTAGCCACACAGATGCCAGATACGCCACACGAGGCTATGGATGTCAAACAG ATCAAAGAGAAGTTTGCACAGTCACTCAAGGCCTTGCAGAAGCGATACGTAACGTCAGATGAAGTGGTAACCAGTGAAGATGGGGATGCTAACCTGCTCTGCTGCGCCCTGGAAGCCGTCTTCATCCATGGTATTAAGAGCAAGTATATCCGCTCAGAGGCTGGGGGCAGGACCAGGAAAGGAGATCGGGGACCTCTTCCTCAGCCTTTCTTCTGGAGCCTCCTCAAGAGTGTCACCCACCG TGACGTGAtcacagagctggagaagatCAGCTTTGTGGGCACAGATGTGGGTCGCTGCAGAGCATGGCTGCGGCTGGCTCTTAACCACGGCCTGCTGGAGTGCTACCTTGCCTCCCTGTTTCGAGAGGACTCCAAGCTGCGGGCTCACTATCAGCCCAGTGCTTTGCTCCTGAACACTGAGGAGCGAGAAGTTCTGCTCAGCTACCTCCAGGGTCTGGCTTCTCTTACTTTCAATCTGTCGTACAAGTCAGCTGTCCTCAACGAATGGACCACCACGCCTTTGGCTCTTGCTGGACTCTGCCCTTTCTCCCAGGCGGAAACGTTCGACATTCACCTCAATGGTGGAGACCATCCCAAGTCTGTATGTAAGGATCTGTGGGACACAGTGTCCCAGTCATCTGGCTCATCAGATGCACAAGATGTGCAGAGAGGCTGCCCAGTTATGTTGGCGGAGAGGGTATCAGGTTGTTTACATGGGAGCAGAACTGCACTCAACTCATCTAATTTAAGCCTGGACACCACAGGCTCCTCTCAGCTCTCCTCCAGCTTGAGCTCTGATAGCCTCCTGCAGGGTCAGGACCCCCGCAGCCCAGCAGGAGAGCAGTGGTCCTCATGTGACCTGGACGTGCCCATTAATGTCACCATAAGCACCAAGAGGCCACAGAAAGA TTTACTGACAGAGTTTCAAGAGAGTGCCAACTGCAGTCAGGACTCCATGCGAGAAGACTCCTTTGTCTCCAGCATGGGCCCCGATCAGTTCTCTGAGACGGCTATTTTCAGTGGGTCTGACAGCGAGACCCAGGATCCAGCTATACCATCGCGAGAACTCGAGGACCAACTGCCAATCTCTCCACTGTCCGATTCAGATCCACCACTAACATCCCTTGAGCTGCTTTCATCTGATGAGAACCAGATTATGGAAGTGCGTGAGGCTGTTCCTAATGAGCTAcactcagacacagacatgctgtCCACAGCCAGTAACGCTGTGGAGCCTGAGGGGTCTGTGGAGGAAGTACATACCACTGGTGTTCAGGAGGGTAGTGAGCCTGtccaagaaaagaaagacacagagacctCGGAGAAGAGCAACTTGGAGCCATCAGTACCTCAAGCCCCACATCGCTCTAACAGCGTCCTGAGCAGGGCAGACTCTTTACCA CATTCCCATTCCTGGATCTCTGACGATGACATCTACAAACCTTATTTGGAGGAGGTGTCGGACCACGATGAGCTGTCTCCTTCTGCTCCCTTTCCAGAGGACACGGGTCCTCAGTCTCCTCCTAGTGTTGTCCATCGCAGGCAAATAG ggcTGTCCAACCCTTTTCGCGGCTTGCTGAAACTCGGCCATCTTGAACGGCGTGGTGCGATGGGAATATGGCGTGACTACTACTGCGAGCTGTCACCCTTCGAGTTCCGACTGTATCAAAATGCAGAGGAGCGCATATGTTGCGACAACTGCTCCCTGGTGCGATGTGAAGAGGCTTGCATCACCTCACCCGAAGGCCGCTTCGAGTTGGCCTTTCCAGGGAAGCGACTATACCTTCGAGCAGCCAATTGCGATGAAGCTGAGGACTGGGTGGACCGGATAATAGAGGCCGTCAACAAATGTCGGCCAGCCTCTCGTGTTGATGAGGTGTGGGAAGTTTTGCGGCCTTCCAGCGACAATGGTGTGGATGAACGCACATTTCCATCCCCATCCTCTGCTCCCTGCAGCCCTGAGCGAAGCTCAGCATCCATCAACACAGGGGTGTGTGTAGGGCAGGAAGCACCTCTTCAGCAGGAATTCGACTGGACTCGAACAGCTGAATTGGAAATAGACGCCCTCAAAGAAGCTGTTTTGTATTATTCCACAGATTCTGAGGCCCGTACTTGGGCACCTTTGGTGTTCTCCCTATCATTGGAGGCCTTAAAGGGCTTCCAAGTACAGGAGGGGAGAAAGTTGCTACGGCTAACTCACTCCATTGAGGAAATCCGGGATGTGGTTCCTGATGTCTCTCTGGGAGGACCAGATTTTTTCAAACTCCTGACCGTCAGGGAGACTATTAGACTCAGGGCAGAGAATCCAGAGGAAGCTCGGTCTTGGAGGAATTTGATCCGTGGAGCTCTGGACTCTTACCTGGAGAGTGGGGATGATGGGGTAGTTCATGAGGAGCCAGCTTTAGTGCGTCTGGGAGTGACGGGAAATCTCCACAGACTGGTGCAGTACAGCCTAAAAGAAGATGGGGCGCTTCTTGTTCATCTATGCACGGTGCCCTCAGAGAAAGGGCTGGACACTCAGAACTTCAAATGTGCAG GGTGTCCTCAGCCTATTGGTCCATCCCTGGGCAGGGCCAGGTTATGTGAGTTCTCAGGCCAGTACTACTGCGACTCCTGCCACAACGGTGACACCACCATCATCCCGTCACGCATGGTGCACAACTGGGATCTCACACAACGAGAG GTATCTAAAAAGGCCCTGCAGCTGCTAGCTCGGGTAGAGCACGAGCCTCTGCTCAACCTGGAACAGTTAAACCCTGAGTTAGTGAAGCACGCTGAATCCATGTCTCAGTCTGACAGCCTGCGTCAGAGGCTGCGTCTGCTGGGCGACTACCTGCTCACCTGTCGCAGCGGTGCCTACAAGAAACTCCAGGCCAG AATGCAGCACAGAACATACCTGTTGGAGTCAAGCCATCTGTACAGTGTCAGGGACCTACGCCAG